The DNA window GGCGAGCGTAGGTTCCTGAGAATATGCATCACACTGTCTTCTGCACAAGAGTTGTTCCGGGACATTTTGTCAATGTTTGACTTGGCCGTCTGGACTTCTAGACTAGGGGCAGTGAAGGAGGCGCGGCGATGCTGGACAACATCATCCTGCTGACCGATTCGTACAAAGAAACCCACTGGAAGATGTATCCGCCCGGAACGCGGACGATTTATTCCTATTTGGAGGCCCGGCGGGGGGGCGAGTATGGCGAGGTGATGTTTTTTGGCCTGCAATACTTTCTGATGAAGTATTTTGCCGGCGCGGTGGTGTCGGCGGAAAAGATCGAGCGGGCGGCCCGGTTTGTGGCCGCCCACTTCGGTACGCCCGAGGTGTTCAACCGGGAGGGCTGGGAGCACGTCCTCAGTCAGCATGGCGGGACCTTGCCGGTCGAGATCCGGGCTGTGCCCGAAGGCTTGGTGGTGCCCGAGGGTAACGTTTTGCTGACGATTGAAAACACCTGTCCGCGCTGTGCCTGGCTGGTCAATCATCTGGAGACTGTGCTGGTTGAGCTGTGGTACCCGTGCACGGTGGGGACGATCTCGCGCGAGATGAAAAAGATCATCCGGGCCGGCCTGGAGCGCTCGGGAACGCCGAGCGACGAGGTGCTGGCCTTCAAGCTGCACGACTTTGGCTTTCGGGGTTCGACCTCGCCCGAGTCCGCAGCCCTCGGCGGGGCAGCCCATCTGGTGAATTTTCAGGGCACGGATACCCTGGCAGCCTGCGAGCTGCTGATTGACTCCTACGCGGCCGAGATGCCGGGGGTGAGTATCCCCGCAGCCGAACACTCGACAATCACGGTCTGGGGCGAAGACGCCGAGGGAGATGCGTTCGCCCATATCCTCGAGCAGTATCCGGCCGGTCTGGTATCGGTCGTGTCGGACTCGTGGGATGTGTATCGGGCGTGTCGGGAGTTATGGGGGGAACGGCTCAAAGAGCGGGTGCGGCCCGGCCCGATTCCGGCCCGCCCGAGGTGGTCGTGCCGGACTGTCTGGACGTGCTGGGCGAGCGGTTCGGCTTTTCCGTCAACCCCAAGGGCTACCGGGTGTTGCCCGACACCGTCCGGCTGATCCAGGGCGACGGCATCAAGCGCCAGACCCTGGCCGGCATCGTCGATGCTGTTCTGGAGCGCGGCTGGTCGCTCGATTGCGTCACCTTCGGGTCGGGCGGCGGGCTGCTCCAGGACTGTAATCGGGATACCCAGAATTTCGCCCTCAAGTGCGCCTACGGCGTGGTGGGCGACGAGGCGCGCGGGGTGTATAAACGGCCGGCCACAGATCCCATGAAGGACAGTAAGCGGGGGCGGCTGATGCTGGTGGAGGGCGATGAAGACCAGGGCTATGTGACCGTCGCCCAGGGGACGCCGGGGGCGAGCGACGTGCTGGTCCCGGTCTTTCGGGATGGCCAGCTGCTGCACCCCTGGACCCTGGAGCAGGTCCGGGCGCGGGCCGCGCTGGGATAGAAAGAGGAAACGTGCCACCAGTTCATGTGTCGGAGGGTAGGTTTCCTCTTTGGGACGGCGGCCCTACTGCTCGTTCCACGAGCGGCGTTCTTTTTTGAAGAAATCCTGGTGGCGGAGCATGATCTCCGATTCGGCGTCGAGCAGATGGGCGATCAGCGCCGCCCTGACCCACATACCGTTTTCGGCCTGGGCGAAATACATGGCCCGGGGGTCGCTGTCCACATCCGGCGAGATCTCGTCGTTGCGGGGGAAGGGGTGCAGAATCGCCGCATACTCGCGCATCTTGCGGAGCTGCCGGCGGTCGAGGATGAAGCGCTGGCGGTCGAGTTGGCTCAGAAACGCGGCCACCTCTTCGTCGTCGTGCTCGTGCTGGACCCGGGTCATATAGACCAGGTCGGCCTGTTCGATACAGTCGGCCAGGGCTGGCCGCTCGTGCACGGTGACCCCCGCCTCGACCAGATCGGACTGCAGGTCGGCGGTAACGCTCAGCCGGGGGTGTTCGGGCCCGACGAAGTACATGGTCACGTCTTCGTGCTGGGCGAGCAACTCGGCCAGCGAGCGAATGGTCCGGCTGCGGCCCACGTCCCCACAGAACAGATAGGTTTTGCCGTCCAGGCCGGCCCGCAGGTTTGGCCAGCGGGTGCGGAGATCGGACAGCCGTCGGCCGAGGTTGCGGTCATCACCTTCGGGGTCGCCCTCCCGGTCCCTGAATTTGAACACCTCCTGGATCGTATAGTAGTCGAGCAGGGCCTGGGTCGGATGCTCGTCCGCGCCGGAGCCGCCGTTCACAATCGGCACCGGCTTGTCCATGTCGTTCATCTTGTAGGCAAAACACTCGGCCAGCTTGGGCATATTGTCGCGCAGGATGACGGTATCGAAATAGGTGCTGAACATCATGATCGAGTCGAGATCGGCTTCGCCCTTATAGGCCGAAGACACGGCCGGGTTACGGATCTCGGCGTAGTCCATGCCCAGGTGCTGACAGGCTCTGACAAAGGACAGAAAGGTCCGGGTCGAGGCTTGGGTGAAGTGCAGCATGGCCGACTTGTCACACAGGGTCTCCCGCAGCAGCCGGCTGCCGCGCCGGTTGCGCGCCAGCTGCCGGATCATGGTCGCCAGACCGGTCAGGCGGTCCAGCAGCTCGCGGTCGAACTGGGCCGAGAAGATCACGTGTTTGAGCCGATTGTTGCGCTGAAATTCCTGCACCTTCATCATGACCGGGCGGTTCAGCCGCGGCTCGAACTCGCGCAGGTGCTGCAAGCGGGCAGATGTGTCTGTGTAATCCACCGGTCCCTCCCGAGGCTGAGGCATGATAGCGCCGCGCCCGGCGAGCGGCAAGGGTCTGGAGCCGCCGAGACGGGAGGCGGGAGGTGCGGCGAAAATTCCCGGGGACGGTAGGGAACCGTCCCCGGCGCGGGCGCGTGGTCTAAGCGGTGAAGTTCAGCTTCAGGCCGGGCCGCGGCCAGTCAAAGGCCACCAGCTTACCGGTACCCGACAGCGTGGCATACGCGGTTGTGAGATCAGGTCCGCCAAAGCACACATTGGTCGTGAACGGGTCGGACAGCGGCACATGATCGACGCCCGAGCCGTCCGGCGCAAAGGCGGAAATGCCGGCCCCGCCCATCAGGGTGGCGACACATACGTAGCCGGCGCTGTCAACGGCCAGGGAGTCGAGCAGCTGATAGCCCGGCAGGTTGTTGAGCAGGGTGGCGCCGCCCGGACCGTCCAGAATCGGGCCGCCCGCGCCCTGGGTGCGTACGACTTCGCCCGGCGCGGTGATATCCCACTGCCACACCCGGCTCTCAAACGTCTGGGCGATATACACTTTCTTGTCACCGGGGGCCAAGCCGATGCCGTTCGGCCCGTCAACCGGCTGGGCGACCTCGGTGATCATTGAGCCGTCGGGTTTGGCGTAATACACGCCGCCCCGGTCGCGGTCGTGGTCTCTGACCTTGCCGAAGTCGGTGAACCAGAACCCGCCGCTGGCGTCGAACACGATGTCATTCGGGCCTTTGAGCTTGTAGCCGTCGCACTCGGTGTATAAGACCTCGACCTTGCCGGTGTTGATATCAACCCGCTGAATGCAGCCGCCGTTGTAGTCGGCGGGAATGCCGTGCGGAACGGTCAGGCCGTTCACCTCAATCCAGTCAAAGCCGCCGTTGTTGCACACATAGATGGCGCCGTCCGGCCCGACCGCCGCGCCGTTCGGCCCGCCGCCGGTTTCGGCCACGATTTCCTGGCTGCCGTCGGGTCGGACCCGGGTGAGGGTGGCGCGTTTGATCTCAACCACGATCACGCTGCCGTCGTCCATGGCGATCGGGCCTTCGGGGAATTGTAAGCCTGAGGTAATTTCTCGAACGTCTGCCATACTGTGTCCTCCTTGGCTTCTTGTACCATACCGTCGGGCTTCACGTCAGCCTCTCCCCCTATTGTCTCCGGCTGGCATAGGCTAGGCTTGGCCGCTGCGGATGCATCACCCATGTTGAGTTCTGGCGTGTCTTTTCTCGGCAAACGCACCGAGGGTATTTTCTACGGCTGGTGGCTGGTCGGTCTGAGCGGTTTCATCATGCTGCTGGCCAATGTGCCGCTGTTTCACGCCATGGGCGTGTGGGCGGTAGCCCTGGAGCGCGAGTTCGGCTGGACGCGCACCCAGCTCGGCCTGGCGCTGACCTTTACCCGGATTGAGGGCGGGTTGATGGGGCCGCTGGAGGGGTATCTGGCCGACCGCCTCGGCACGCGGCGGATGATTCTGATTGGGCTGCTGATCCTGTCCGGCGGCTTTCTGCTGTTCAGCCAGGTCCAGCATCTGTGGATGTTCTACCTGTCCTACGTGGTCATGGCCGTGGGCCAGGGGTTTGGCGGCTGGCTGCCGCTGATGACGATGTTGAACCACTGGTTTGCGCGCCAACGGGCGACTGCGGTGGGCTGGGCGAATGTGGTCAGCCGGCTGGGCGCCCTGATCCTGGTGCCTATCATTGCCTGGGCGATCGACCCGGACGATCCCCAGCTGGGCTGGCGGACCACCGCCCTGGTGCTCGGCCTGTTCACCCTCGTCCTGGCCCTTCCGCTGTCCCGATTGATTCGTGACCGCCCCCAGGAGTACGGGCTGCTGCCGGACGGCGAGCCGCCGTCGCTGACGCAGCCGCACCCGGCAACGCCCGAGGCGGGAAAGCCGTCGCCTCAGCCCGCGACCGGCCAGACCGACCATACTGCTGCCCAGGCCGTGCGGACCTCGGCCTTTTGGTTTATCGCTTTTGGCCATGGTTTTACCTCCATGGTGATTATTGCCATCATGACTCATCTGGGGCTGCTGATCGTTGATGCGGGTTTTGATGTGCCGACCGCAGCCTGGGTCATGGCCGTCTACACCGCCGTTGCCATGGTGGCCCAGATTGTGGGCGGCTACGTCGGCGACCGGATTCCCAAGCGGATTGCGCTGTGTATTTTTTCTACCGTGCAGGCGGCCGGGGTGCTGGTGCTCACCTATGCCACCACGCTGCCGCTGCTGGTGTTGTTCGCCTGCTTGTTCGGCCTGGGATTTGGGGGCCGCAACCCGCTGACCATAGCGATCCGCGGCGAGTACTTTGGCCAAGCCGCATTTGGAAAAATCCTGGGCCTGTCCACCGTGCCGATGAATATTCTGATGCTGGTGGCCGCGCCGTTTGCCGGCTGGATCCGCGATACCCAGGGCAGCTATGAGCTGGCGTTTCTGAGTTTAGCGGGCTGTAGCTTGCTGGGTGGGGTATGTTTTCTGCTGGCCAGGAAGCCCGAGTTGGAGCCTGGCTCATAAACGGGAGTGGCTGGATTTCTGGTCTGTTTTTGCCCACAATCGACCCATGCGCTTTCTGAGCCTGCACGTCAACAGCTTCTGCTGCACGATCACGACCAAGGGACGCTCAAAGGTCTACGAAGCCTACGACGACCCCGTCACCCGGGTTGACGACGCTCTGCTGGTGCTGGCCAGCGTTGAACGCGGGGATGAACGCAACCCACAGTTGGTGGCCGAGCGGGCCAGCACCGAACTCGTCAAGCTGGCCGCCCAGCTGAAAGCGACGACCGTCGTCCTTCACCCCTTTGCCCATCTGTTTGCCGAACTGGCCGCTCCACAGTCGGCCATTGATATTCTGAGCCGGACACAGGAGGCTCTGAGCCGGGCCGGTCTGACGACCATCCGTACGCCCTTCGGCTGGTTCAACGCCCTTCAGATTGACGCCAAAGGCCATCCCCTGTCGCGGGTCGCTCGGACGGTGACCGCAGACGCCTGAGTGCCGACGCGGTCCGGCGCGTCCTCTATCTTTCCGCCTACCCAGCTGCTATGCGGGGAGACGAACAGCTCGCCGAACCATGAGGAGCCTCGCCATGTCGATACGTCAAGACATCACTCCGGCCGATATGCAGAACATCCGCCAGCGCTTTGGCTATTCTCCGGGGGTCAAGGTCGGCCAGATGCTGTACATCGCCGGGCAGGTTGGTCGGGATACCGAACTCCAGGTGGTTGAGGACAGAGAAGCGCAGTTTGCCCAGGCTTTTGACAATGTCAAAAAAGTCCTGACCGCAGCCGGCGCCGACTTTGATCAGGTGGTGGAAATGGTCACCTACCACACCGATATGCGCGATCTGCCGCTCTTTATTGAGGTGAAGAATCGGTATTTTCGCAATCCCGATAGACTGCCGACCTGGACTGCGATTACCACCCCGGCCTTGGCCATGCCCGGGCTGCTGGTCGAGATCAAATGCACGGCGTGTCTTGAATAGGCAGGCACGTCTCGCGTGTCAGCCCGTAGCATCGTTACAGGGGGAGGGATGGAACAGACCGCGGCGCTGGAGCAGACGGCACGCAAAACGGGAGGATTTTTCTACGGCTGGGTGATTGTTTTTGCCGGCTTGGTGTTGAGCCTGATCATGTACGGGGTCATTGAAGCCTTCGGCGTCATGTTCAAGCCGATTGTCGCCGAGTTTGAGTGGGACCGGGGTACGGTCTCGATGGCCTCGATGGTCAACTGGCTGAGCTTTGGCGTGTCGGGCCTGCTGTGCGGCGTGCTGAGTGACCGCTTTGGATCGCGCTGGGTGATGATTGGCGGCGGGCTGATCTTTGTCATCGGCACCTTCCTGATGAGTCAGGTCGAGTCCCTGTGGCAGCTGTACTTCTTTTTTGGCGTGCTCATCGCGGCCGGTCGCTCGGCCGCCGGCGTGCCGCTCACCGCGCTGGTCACCAAATGGTTTGTGCGCAATCAGGGTCTGGCCCTGGCGGTTGCCCAGTCCCAGAACGTGGGCTCGGCGGTCTTTGCCCCGCTGTCGGTTGTCCTGCTGAGTACCTATGGCTGGCGGGGCGCCTATGTCGGGTTGGGTCTGATCTCTCTGCTCGTCATTCCGCTGGCCCTGCTCATGCGGGACTATCGGGCCCGTCAGGAGCCCGAGCCGGGCCAGCCGGACCAAGGGCGACGGGCGTCGTCTGCCCCGGCCCGGCTGCCGGGCCTGAGCCTGGGCGAGGCGATGCGCACGCGCGCCTTTTGGACGCTGAACTTCATGGTCATCGGCTGCTGTGTGTGTCACTCGTGCATTCTGCTGCACGGCGTGAGCCATATGACGGATACCGGGCTGGACGCCTCGGTGGCCGCGCGGATCGTGGCGACCATGGCCATCTTCGGCATGGTCGGCAAGATTGCCAACGGTTTGCTGGCCGACCGGGTCGGTGCCAAGTGGGCGATGGCCGGCTTTCTCGGTCTCCAGGCGATCATGATTCCGCTGTTCATTGAGGCCCAGACCGCGCCGACGTTTTATACCTGGGCGGTGCTGTTCGGCCTGGGCTACGGCGGGCCAATGCCGGTCTATGCGATGCTGTTTCGCGAGTACTTTGGCCTTCGCTCGATCGGCACAATCCTGGGCGTCTTTTTCATGGTCGCCTCGATTGGCATGGGCTCGGGGGGCCTCATGGGCGGGATGATGCACACCTCGTTCGGCAGTTACGCGGCACCGTTCCTGACCAGTACGACGACCGGCGTGCTTGCCGCGCTTCTGGCCCTGACCCTGCCCTCGCCCAAACGCGAAGCGCCAGCCGTGGCCCCCGAGCTGGCCCTGCAGACCAGCTAGCAAACGAGGAGGTGAGCCATGCCGGTCATTGACGGTGACAGCCATTTCGTCGAGCCTTTGGACCTGTTCGAGACGTATATTGACCCAGCCTTCCGTGGTCGTGAAATGCGGATTGAGCAAGACGCCGGGACCGGCCGGTTGCGTATCCTGACCGATGGCCGGCCCCTGCAGTTGGTGGACGTTGAGACGCTGCTGGCCGCAGTCGTCGGCTATGGTCAAAAGGAAGCCGGCCGGGATCTCAACACCTTTGACCGGTATCTGGTGACCAGCGATCAGTGGCAGGATATGGGCGCCCGGGTCCGGTTTCTGGATGCTGAAGGTATTGACTGCCAGGTGCTGTATCCCACCCTCGGCCTGTTGTGGGAGGGCGGGGTTGAGGACCCGGCTCTGGCCGATGCCCTGTGTCGGGCCTACAACACCTGGGCCTTCGAGTTGTGTGCTGGGCACAAAGACCGCCTGTTTCCGGCTGCTCATATTTCTTTGCGGGATCCTCAGCTGGCCGTGACGGAACTGGAACGGGTGGCCAAGCTGGGGTGTCGGACGATCTTTGTGGCAGCCGCGCCGGTCGGCGGGCGCAGTTTTGGTCATCCGGACTTCGACCCCATCTGGGCGGCGGTCCAGGACCTGGACCTGAGCGTCGGCATTCATCTGGTCGGTCACCCGCACTATACCGGTAGCGAGTGGTATCAGGGCCAGGACCCCGGCTTCATGTTTGTGACCATGAACGTCATTCAGGACCCGCGCATGGCGCTGACGACGATGGTCTATGACGGGGTGCTGGAGCGGTTTCCGAGGCTGCGGGTGGCAACCATCGAGGCCATGGTGGGCTGGGTCGGCGAATGGCTGGAGCGGCTCAACTATCGCTTCACGTACATGGGCCACACGTCCCAGATGAAGCGTCCGGCCAGCGAATATTTCGCCCGCAATATCTGGATCAACGGTGATCCGGAAGAAAAGATGTTTCCGCTGATAGTCCGTTTTGCGGGTGATAGCCGCTTCTTTGTGGGCTCGGACTATCCCCATGCCGAAGGATTTACCCGGCCGATAGACAAGGCCCGCGAGCTGCTCTCGCCCCTGCCGGCGGCGACGGTTGACAAGATTCTGGGCCACAACGCCCGGCAGTTTCTGGGGCTGTAGAGATCAGGAGAACCGCAGCCCCTGACCCCGCCTTCCGTCCCGCAGTTTGAAGCGCCAGCCGATCAGCCAGCCGGTCAGCAGGACGCCGGCGCCAGCCAGGAACCAGGACAGGTTGCGCTGGTGTTCGGTTTGGCTGTATTCGGACTTCAGCTGTTCCAACTCGGTCTTGAGCAGGGCTTCCCGATCCGCCCGGGTCTTGGTGGCGGTGGTCAACTCGTCGTTCTTCTGGCGTAGCCGGGCGATTTCCTCACCCTGCTGTTCGACCTCGGCCTCCAGCTGCTGAAGGCGCACCGCGGCCGGGGCGTCTTGGGTGACATCGCTGTGCAGCACATAGCCGCGGCGGCCGTTGGGAAGCACGGCCAGATAATACTCGCCTTCCCGGTGGACGCGTTGCACAGCGTCGCCGGTCTTGAGCGTGGCAAACACCTCTGAATCGGGGCTGGGGCTCAGCCAAACTGGAACCTCACGGTAGTCGCTCACGTACAGCTCTTGGGCAGAACTGCGGTACGGCAGGAGGACCAGGACTAGGCTGAAGCACAGGAGCAGGCCGCATTCAGCTATGATGGCTGGCTGCCAGTCGGGTGTCCGACTCAGACGCATACGAGGGGAATAACCCAGATGGGCGGTGAAGGCAATTCCAGGCCGCTAGGCCCCAGATCGCTCGGACGAGGTGGACAGGACGTGCTGGAGAACCTCGATGAGAGCCTGATGAATTTTTCCGTTGGACGCCAGGAGTTGGTCTCCGGTCAGATCGAAGGTCTGGCCGCCGAAGTCGCTCATCCGCCCGCCGGCTTCTTCCACGATCAGGGCGCCGGCCGCACTGTCCCAGGGGTATAAACGCCACTCCCAAAAGCCGTCGGCGCGACCGCAGGCCGTATAGCACAGGTCAAGAGCGGCCGAGCCGCTGCGTCGTATGCCCTGGGTCCGCAGCATAAAGGCCTGATAGAAGCTGAGATAGAAGTGGCTGCGCTGACGCCGGTCATACGGGAAGCCGGTCAGCAGCATGCTGCGGTCGAGGGAGGGGGTGGAGGAGACCTGTATGGGGCTGCCGTTGAGGCTCGCCCCTCTGCCCCGCCGGGCGCAGAAGAGTTCGTTCCGAATCGGGTCATAGACGACCCCGACGATGGGTTGGGACTCATAGGTCAGACCCACCGACACGGCAAAGTGTGGAAAAGTATGGGCAAAGTTTGTGGTGCCATCCAGCGGGTCGATATACCACCGGTACGGACTGTCGGGACCTGACAGGGCCGATTCTTCGGCCAGAACCTGGTGGTCTGGAAGACGGGTGTGGAGGGCCTCAGTAATCAGCGTATCGGCCGCTTTGTCAACATTGGTGACGAGGTCAACTATGTCCGTTTTGATCTCGACCGTCTTGGTCGTGAGCCACTGGTCTTTGATCAGGGCGCCGGCCTGCTGCGCGAGGTCTTGGGCAATGTCGAGATAATGGTCGAGATCGTTGTGCCAGGGGGCAATCTGCATACCATCCCGTTGTTGCATACGCGGGCGGAGCCTGCAACAACGGGGCTCATGCGTGTGTTCGCTCCAGCCAAAGTCAACCTGTTCTTGCGTATCCTCGGCCGCCGGGAAGACGGCTATCATCTGCTCGATTCCCTCATGCTGCCGGTCAGCCTGTGCGACGAGATTCGGATCCGGCTGGACGGTGCGGTCTCAGCCGAGCGGCCCGCGTCGTCTGCCCAGATTCGCCTGAGCTGTGATGACTCCCGCATTCCGAGTGATGAGACCAATCTGGCCTCCCGTGCGGCCTCGCTGGTGTGTCGGGAAGCCGGCCTGGCCGCCCGGGTTTCGCTCCGTCTGGTCAAACGTATTCCGGCTGGTGCCGGTCTGGGCGGCGGAAGCAGTGATGCGGCGGCGGTCTTAAAGGGGCTCAACAGCCTGTTGAAGCTCGGCTGGGGCGAACCCCGTCTGTGCGAGCTGGGGCTGCGTCTAGGCGCCGATGTGCCGTTCTTTATTCCGTGTCGGCCGGCTCGGGCGACGGGGATTGGCGAGGAATTGCGCCCGGCCGGGCTGGTCGGGAGGCGCTGGCTGGTCCTGGTGGTTCCAAGCTTTGGCGTCTCGACACCGTGGGCCTACCGGCGATTTGACCAGCTGGTCGGGATGACTGCACCGTCTCCGACGATCACCGTCCCTGCCGATGGCTGGCCGCCTCCGGCGGCCTGTCTCAACGATCTTGAGCGGGCCGTCCTGCCCGCCCATCCTCTTCTCCAGCAACTGAAAAATATGCTCTTGAGCGCTCAGGCCGAGGTCGCCTTGATGTCCGGGAGCGGGTCGGCCGTCTTCGGGCTGTTCGGCCGCAAGGAGGCTGCCCAGCGGGCGGCCGACGGCATACGCCAGACCGTGGCCCAACACAGCCGGGTGTTCGTGGTCGAATCCCTGGCTGAAGCGCCGTGCTCCAACCCACCGGAGGTCCGCTCGGTTTGAGCCCGGAGGGGAGAGGCCGACCTTCCCCTCTTGACTTTTTGCCTGTCTGGCCTTTAGCTGGACGGCTCAGAATGAGAGTGCGCGGGCATTCTGGTGGGGAGTAGCCAAGCCAGGCAAGGCACCGGGTTTTGGCCCCGGTATTCGCAGGTTCGAATCCTGCCTCCCCAGTGCGGGTGCACGCTGTTCTCTTCCTGATGGGGTCGTTTTTCGGCACGGCTTTTCTCACGGGGGGTATCCGATGAGGGATGTACTAAAGATCTTCGCCGGAAGATCGAATCGGCCGTTGGCGGAGGAAATCTGCGCCAGCCTGCCGGAGCGTTTGGGGGCGGCTGATATCCGGACCTTCAGCGACGGCGAAAGCTCGGTTGAAATTACCGAGAATGTGCGGGGTGGCGATGTGTTCGTGGTACAATCCCTGTGCACCCCGGTCAACGATCACCTGATGGAGTTGCTCTTGATGCTCGACGCATTCAAGCGTGCCTCGGCAAATCGGATCACCGCCGTGATTCCCTACTACGGCTACGCCCGCCAGGATCGGAAGGTCGCTCCCCGCGTACCGATCAGCGCCAAACTGGTGGCCGATCTGCTCACCACCGCCGGCGCCTCCCGGGTGCTGACGGCCGAACTGCACGCCGGGCAGATCCAGGGCTTCTTCAATATCCCGGTCGATAACCTGTTTTCGGCGCCCGTGCTTGTGCCCTACCTGACCTCTCGGGTCGGGCGCGAGCAGATCTGTGTGGTCTCTCCCGATGCGGGTGGGGTGGAGCGCGCTCGGGCATTCGCCAAGCGCCTCGGGGCTTCCCTGGCGATCATTGACAAGCGCCGTGGTCAGGAAGCTGGAGACGGCCTGTCGGCCAACGCCAACCGTGATGTGGCCGAGATGCACATCATCGGCGACGTGGCTGGGCGGGTTGCCGTCTTGGTCGATGACATGGTGGATACCGCCGGGACGCTCACCACTGCGGCTTCCGCGCTGTGCGAGGCCGGGGCGCAGGCGGTCTATGGCTGCTGTACGCATGCCGTGCTGTCCGGTCCGGCGATCAAACGCATAGAGCAGTCCGCTCTGGAGGAACTGGTGGTCACCAACTCGATTCCGCTTCGCCCCGAGGCCCACGGTGTGGACAAAATTCGCGTCCTGTCCATCGCTCCGCTGATGGGTGAGGCCATTCGACGCATCCACAATGAGGAATCGATCAGCTCTCTGTTTTGAGCGGAAGAGGCGAGACCGGCGAAGAAAAGAGGACACAATGGAAAACGTACAGTTGCGGGTTGAAACGCGTCAGACCACAGGAAAAGAGCGCGCCGCCCAGATGCGACGGGCGGGAAAAGTGCCGGCCGTCTTTTATGGCGCCGGCAGAGCGGCGACCTCGCTCAGCGTCGATGCTAAGGAGTTTCGGCTCCAGCTGCTGAAGATCCAGGGGGCACCCCTGCTCAAACTGGCCTCCTCGGTACCTGAACTGAACGACAAGCTCGTATTGCTCAAAGAGGTGCAGCGTCACCCGGTGACCAGCGCGTTTCTGCATGCCGACTTCTTTGAAGTCGATGAGAGCAAACCGCTCCAAACCTCCGTCCCCGTCCACATCGTTGGCAGAGCCAAAGGCGTTACCGCGGGCGGGACGCTCCAGACCATGGTCCGTGACATTGCTGTTGAATGTTTACCCCGCGACCTGCCCCCTGCGGTTGAGGTTGATGTGACCGAACTCGACATCAGTGATGTGGTTCGGATTGCGGACCTGAATCTGCCCGAACAGCTCGGCGTCCTGGTCGATCCACAGACGATTCTGGTCGCCGTCCAAGCCCGCCGTGAGGCGGAGGAGGTCACAGAGGAAGCCGCTGAAGAGGAAGCCACCGAAGAGACGCCCGCCGCCGACGCGTCGGCCGAAGCCAGCGAATAGCCATCCAGAGGGACATCGTGCGTGTGCTGATCGGTT is part of the Desulfurellaceae bacterium genome and encodes:
- the ispE gene encoding 4-(cytidine 5'-diphospho)-2-C-methyl-D-erythritol kinase; the encoded protein is MRVFAPAKVNLFLRILGRREDGYHLLDSLMLPVSLCDEIRIRLDGAVSAERPASSAQIRLSCDDSRIPSDETNLASRAASLVCREAGLAARVSLRLVKRIPAGAGLGGGSSDAAAVLKGLNSLLKLGWGEPRLCELGLRLGADVPFFIPCRPARATGIGEELRPAGLVGRRWLVLVVPSFGVSTPWAYRRFDQLVGMTAPSPTITVPADGWPPPAACLNDLERAVLPAHPLLQQLKNMLLSAQAEVALMSGSGSAVFGLFGRKEAAQRAADGIRQTVAQHSRVFVVESLAEAPCSNPPEVRSV
- a CDS encoding ribose-phosphate pyrophosphokinase; its protein translation is MRDVLKIFAGRSNRPLAEEICASLPERLGAADIRTFSDGESSVEITENVRGGDVFVVQSLCTPVNDHLMELLLMLDAFKRASANRITAVIPYYGYARQDRKVAPRVPISAKLVADLLTTAGASRVLTAELHAGQIQGFFNIPVDNLFSAPVLVPYLTSRVGREQICVVSPDAGGVERARAFAKRLGASLAIIDKRRGQEAGDGLSANANRDVAEMHIIGDVAGRVAVLVDDMVDTAGTLTTAASALCEAGAQAVYGCCTHAVLSGPAIKRIEQSALEELVVTNSIPLRPEAHGVDKIRVLSIAPLMGEAIRRIHNEESISSLF
- a CDS encoding 50S ribosomal protein L25, producing MENVQLRVETRQTTGKERAAQMRRAGKVPAVFYGAGRAATSLSVDAKEFRLQLLKIQGAPLLKLASSVPELNDKLVLLKEVQRHPVTSAFLHADFFEVDESKPLQTSVPVHIVGRAKGVTAGGTLQTMVRDIAVECLPRDLPPAVEVDVTELDISDVVRIADLNLPEQLGVLVDPQTILVAVQARREAEEVTEEAAEEEATEETPAADASAEASE